One Pseudoalteromonas sp. UG3-2 DNA window includes the following coding sequences:
- a CDS encoding TrmH family RNA methyltransferase → MISKNQQKLLRALGQKKYRKQHGQYLVQGEKNVVELLDAGVTTDHIFATADFIAKYQDKLNDSNCVTADETILSKVSTLVSNNAAIAVVPMAEPQTVNCSGLTLALDGVSDPGNLGTIIRLADWYGLKQVVLNHNCADEFNPKVISATMGSFVRVAAVRVDLAEFLSDYAGKVYGAFLGGQSVHQCDFAANGVLVMGSESHGISDTIAPLISDKITIPAFGGAESLNVAMATGIILDNMKRHLG, encoded by the coding sequence ATGATCTCCAAAAACCAACAAAAACTACTTCGGGCTTTAGGGCAAAAGAAATACCGCAAACAGCATGGCCAATATTTAGTACAAGGTGAAAAAAATGTGGTCGAGTTACTGGATGCAGGGGTTACCACTGACCATATTTTTGCCACCGCGGATTTTATCGCCAAGTACCAAGATAAACTCAATGATAGCAATTGTGTTACTGCAGATGAAACTATTTTAAGTAAAGTAAGCACGTTGGTATCGAATAATGCTGCCATTGCGGTAGTGCCGATGGCAGAACCCCAAACAGTCAACTGCAGCGGGTTAACTTTAGCCTTGGATGGCGTGAGCGATCCTGGCAACTTAGGGACGATTATTCGTTTAGCGGATTGGTATGGGCTAAAGCAAGTAGTGTTAAATCATAACTGTGCCGATGAGTTTAACCCTAAGGTGATCAGTGCCACCATGGGCTCTTTTGTCCGAGTTGCTGCGGTACGAGTCGACTTAGCCGAGTTTTTGAGTGACTATGCGGGCAAAGTGTATGGTGCTTTTTTAGGCGGGCAGAGTGTGCATCAATGTGACTTTGCAGCCAATGGGGTATTAGTAATGGGCAGTGAGTCTCATGGGATCAGTGACACCATTGCGCCGCTTATCAGTGATAAAATTACCATCCCCGCATTTGGCGGTGCTGAGTCATTAAACGTGGCAATGGCGACAGGCATAATCTTGGATAATATGAAGCGACACCTTGGCTAA
- the gpsA gene encoding NAD(P)H-dependent glycerol-3-phosphate dehydrogenase: MSTAKSAVTVLGAGSYGTALAICFARNGHKVTLWGRNSEHVEALAAERKNQRYLPDIQFPNSLELEADLETAVASSERILVVVPSHAFADTLKLIKPMLLAKAKVAWATKGLEPNTGRLLQEVALDVLGEDVPLAVLSGPTFAKEMAAGLPTAISVSSQCEQFREELAELLHCGRSFRVYSNDDFTGIQLGGAVKNVIAIGAGMSDGFGFGANARTALITRGLAELCRLGCALGARSETFMGMAGLGDLILTCTDNQSRNRRFGLALGSGKSVDEAMTSIGQVVEGYRNTKEVYLLAKRTGIEMPITEQIYQVLYEQKDVKEAAMALLGREKRAE, translated from the coding sequence TGGGGACGCAATAGTGAACACGTTGAGGCGCTTGCAGCTGAGCGTAAAAACCAACGTTACTTACCCGACATCCAGTTTCCAAACTCGCTTGAACTTGAGGCTGATTTAGAAACGGCTGTTGCATCGAGTGAACGCATCTTAGTGGTGGTTCCGAGTCACGCCTTTGCAGATACTTTGAAGTTAATCAAGCCGATGCTACTAGCAAAGGCCAAAGTGGCGTGGGCAACCAAAGGTTTAGAGCCCAATACCGGTAGGCTATTGCAAGAAGTGGCATTGGATGTACTGGGTGAGGATGTTCCTTTGGCCGTATTAAGCGGTCCCACCTTTGCCAAAGAAATGGCTGCTGGTCTGCCAACGGCTATCTCAGTGTCGTCGCAGTGTGAGCAGTTCCGTGAGGAGCTTGCCGAGTTGTTGCATTGTGGTCGCTCATTTCGAGTGTACAGCAACGATGACTTTACTGGGATCCAATTAGGGGGGGCGGTGAAAAACGTCATCGCAATTGGTGCTGGGATGTCTGACGGCTTTGGCTTTGGTGCCAATGCTCGCACCGCGCTCATTACCCGTGGCTTAGCCGAGTTGTGTCGCTTAGGTTGTGCCTTAGGCGCGCGCTCAGAAACCTTTATGGGAATGGCCGGATTGGGCGATTTGATCCTAACTTGCACCGATAACCAGTCGCGCAACCGTCGCTTTGGCTTGGCACTTGGCAGTGGTAAATCGGTTGATGAGGCCATGACCAGTATTGGTCAAGTAGTGGAAGGTTATCGCAACACCAAAGAAGTGTATTTGCTAGCCAAACGCACAGGTATTGAAATGCCCATTACTGAGCAAATCTATCAAGTGCTGTATGAGCAAAAAGACGTAAAAGAAGCCGCTATGGCGTTGCTTGGTCGCGAAAAGCGTGCTGAGTAA